The following is a genomic window from Gadus morhua chromosome 23, gadMor3.0, whole genome shotgun sequence.
tggcggggctcgaactcctccgtgggatcggggttgccacacaccccccccctcagctgcAAGTCGGGGTCTGCCCGGCATAGGCCTAGGCAGGCGTCCCTCCGGGACAGTGCGTCTGCGTTGGCGTGTGCGCGTCCGGGCCGGTGGACCACCTGGAAGTGGTAGTCCTGCAGGGCCAGGAACCAGCGCGTCACCCGGGCGTTGGTGTCCTTGGCCgtggccatccacttcaggggggcgtggtctgtGACCAGGGTGAAGGTGCGTCCGAGGAGGTAATAGCGGAGCTTCTCCACGGTCCACTTTATAGCCAGCGCCTCCTTCTCTACGGTCGAGTAGGCTTTCTCGCTGGTCAGGAGTTTCCGGCTGATGTAAGTCACCGGGTGCTCCTCGCCCGACCGGACCTGGGATAAGACCGCTCCCAGGCCCACCTCGGACGCGTCGGTGTGGACGACGAAGGGGAGGTTGAAGTCCGGGGTGATCAGGAGGGGCTCGGTGCAGAGGGCCCGTCGGAGGGACAAGAACGCCTCGTCGACCTCCTCTGTCCACTCGACCCGGTCAGGCAGAGCCCTCCGCGTCAGCTCgtggagggggctggccagGGTCGCGAACGCCGGGATGAAGCGCTGGTAATATCCCACCAGTCCCAGGAATGACTTCACCTGCTTCTTCGTCCTCGGCCGGGGCCAGGTCTGGATGGTCTGCACCTTCTCCTCTTGCGGTTTGACgctgcccctccccacccggtAGCCCAGGTAGGACGCCTCTTCGAGGCCCAGGTGGCACTTTTTAGGGTTGGCCGTGAGGCCGGCGGCTCGGAGCGCTCCCAGGACGGCACGGAGGTGGTGTAGGTGCAGGTCCCAGGTGCTGCTGTGGATGACGATGTCGTCTATGTAGGCGGCGGCATATTCCCTGTGGGCCCGTAGGACCCGGTCCATCATGCGCTGGAAGGTCGCGGGCGCCCCGTGCACCCCGAACGGGAGGACCGTGTACTGGTACAGCCCGTCGGGGGTGGCAAATGCTGTCTTCTCCCGGGCCCGCTGAGTGAGAgggacctgccagtaccccttcGTCAGGTCCAGGGTGGTAATGAACCGGGCCGGCCCCAGCCGCTCTATTAGCTCGTCTATgcggggcatggggtaggcgtcgaaggCCGACACTTCATTCAGCTTCCGGAAGTCATTGCAGAAGCGGTACGACCCGTCCGgtttggggaccaggaccaCCGGGCTGGACCAGGCGCTGTGGGACTCCTCGATGATCCCCATCTGCAGCATGCTGGTGACTTCCGCTCGGATGGCGGCCCGCCGTGCCTCCGGAATGCGGTAGGGCCGGAGTCGGACTCTGACTCCCGGTTCCGTCTTGATGTCATGGCTGACGGTCGCGGTCCTTCCGGGCCGCTCCGAGAAGACATCGAGGTGCTGGAGGACCACTTCCTTCAGGTCCTGGGACTGGCTGGGGCTCAGCTGGTCCCCCACTGGTACCTCGGGCAGGGGTAGTTGGGCGGATAGGGACAGGAGGGCTGGATCCCGCAGGGCTGTTGGTGGGTGCCACTGCTTCAGCAGGTTGATGTGGTAGACCTGGATGGTCTTGCGCCTCCCCGGTTGCCGCACCCGGTAGTTGACTTCGCCGACGCGGTCGATGACGTCGTAGGGGCCTTGCCATTTGGCCAGGAACTTACACTCAGCGGTCGGGACGAGGACCAGCACCTGGTCCCCCGGGTTGAAGGTGCGGAGCTTGGCCCCTCGGTTGTACACCCGGGCTTGGGCTTGCTGGGCCCGACCGAGGTGTTCCCGGACCACGGGCCAGATCTGCGCCATCCGGCCGCGCATCTGCTCCACATGCTCGACAACGGTGCGGTGGGGTGATGGTTGGCTCTCCCAGGCGTCCCGGGCGATGTCGAGCAGCCCTCTTGGTCGCCGGCCGTAGAGGAGCTCGAACGGCGAGAATCCCGTGGAGGCCTGGGGCACCTCTCGAACGGCGAATAGGACATGCGGaagcagctggtcccagttcttcccaTCGGCTTCCATGACCTTTTTGAGCATGGACTTCAGGGTTTTGTTAAACCTCTCCACCAACCCATCGGTTTGGGGATGGTAGACGGAGGTCCGGAGGTGGCGGATCTGTAACAGACTGGTGAGGCCTTTCAACACCCGGGACATAAAACAGGACCCCTGATCCGTCAGGATCTCCCGGACGATCCCCACCCGGCTGAATAAGACCATTAGCTCCCTCGCCACTGCCTTGGCGGTGGCGGCCCGTAGAGGAACTGCCTCTGGGTACCGTGTGGCGTAATCCACCATAACTAGGACATAGCGGTGACCTCGACTAGTCTTGGGGAGGGGACCTACGATGTCTAGCCCCAGCCGGTCGAACGGGACCTCTATCAGCGGCATCGGTATGAGGGGGTTCCGGACCGTGGGCCTCGGGGCGGTGTGTTGGCACTCGGGGCACGCCCGGCAGTAGTCCTCTACGTTCCGTTTTACCCCCGGCCAGAAAAATCGGTCCAGGATTCTGTCCCTCGTCTTGTCCACCCCCAGGTGAGCCCCCAATAGGTGTGTATGGGCCATGTAGAGGACCTTGCTGACGTACGGCCTTGGAACGACCAACTGTTCTACCTCCTTACCCCCTCTCTGTACCACCCGGTATAGTAACCCCCCCCTTGTGCTGAAGTGTGGGTACCGCCTGTCACTCACCGAGTCCCGCGAGAGGCCCTCGTGGACCTGGACGTGTCCCCAGGCGTGGCGGAGGGCGTCGTCCTCCAGCTGGGCGGTGGCGAACTGTCCTCCCTTGCCGGGTCCTCCCCCGTCGGCCAGGGGGTAGTCGGTGAAGTCTATGAGGGGCGGAGACTCCTCCTCGTCTGGCGGAGGGGCCTGCTCGGAGCCCGTCAACGTGTCCGGGGTCCCCGGGGGAAGGGACACCGTGGACGAGGCGGGGGCATGTCGTGCCGCCTCTCTCGGGGCCCTGTCGGGGGACTCGTTCGAGTCGGACCGGGAGGGCGTCGGGTGGGAGGCCATATAGGCGGGCCGGCTACGCAGCCGGCGGGGTCGGGTCCGAGGGGGTCGGCGTCGGGGTGCCTGAAGCTCGGCCCCTAGCAGTTGGGCGAGGATCGGGCAGTCCCGCCCGATTAAGAGGGGCATCGGGAGGTTTGGGACCAGCCCGGCCCGAACCGTGAAGGTGCCCTTCGGGGTCCGGACTGTGATCTGCGTCGTGCTGTAGGACTCGGTCTGCCCGTGGATACAGCCGACGTCGATcctccccccgggggccccgtcCGCCAGGTCGGGTCGGACCAGCGTAACCACGCTCCCGGAGTCGAGCAGGGCGTGGGTGTCGTGCCTCCCCACGCGGACCGGTAGGCTGGGGGTGTCGGTCCTCTCGTgggaccagcaggtggtgcggaggcagaccccccctctcctgtcggACGGACTGGCCGTGGGCATGGATACGTCTCCGGCTCCGGGACAATGGCGAGCCAGGTGGCCCGTTTGGCCGCACGTGTagcacctccactcctctctctgggtCGGAGGGGCGGGCCCTCGGCGGTCCGCGATGGTCTGGTTCGGGTAGGCGGGTGCGCGGGTGGGCGGTGCCTGGGTGCGCTGGCTCTCCGGCGTCCGTCCGCGCCGCTCGGTCCgcgtctcccccgccccccccccggccggggTCGCCCCGCCGCACAGCCGCTGGGTGACCTGGTGGTTCTCCAGTAACTCCACGAGGTCGTTCACCGTCCTGGGTTGGTTTCCGGAGGCCCAGCGTTTGGCCCCGGTGGGCAGGGCTCGGATGCAGCGGTCGATCACCAGCCGGTCCAGGTGCGGGGGACCCTCCCCCTCGACGAGCCACCGCTCCGCCAGGCGGACGAGTTGTGATACCTGGCTCCTCACCGAGCCCAGGGGGTCGTACACCCAGTCGTGGAACCGCTGCGCCTGGGCTGGGAGGCTGTGGCCGTAGTGGGCGAGGATGGCCCGCTTGAGCGTGGGGTAGTGCGCCGCCTGGGCCGTGCTGAGGTCGCGGTAGGCGCGTTGAGCGTCCCCGGACAGGAAAGGCGCCAGTATGTAGCCCCACTGGTCCGCTGGCCACCTCTCACGGGCCGCGGTCCGCTCAAAAATCTCAAGGTATGCCTCAACGTCATCGTCCGGTCCCAGTTTGGTGAGCCGCTTCGTGGGGGCGGCGTGAGACGGCTCCCGTGCAAGCTGCTCAGCCATCCGGGCCATGCATCGCCGCAACACCTCGATCTCCTCCTCCCGCGTTGCGGCCGGGACTCCGGGTTGACTCATGGTCCTCTAGGGTCTGCCGTAGGATCGCGTTGCCCGCATTCTCcaccactgtggcaaccccgatcgtcggcggctgaggTTTCCGGAGGAGATGGACCAAACAAGGCGTAGGTTAACGTTCGTTTATTTCGGTTAACCACTCATGCAAAAAAGGAACAAAGGGGTGAACTCAGGTTCTTCCTGGTCTGGGAATAAAGGACACCGCGCCGGGTCTGGTCCTGctgcggggggcggggtctcgatCCCCTGCGTCTTCGGCGGCTTAGTCCTGGGGGGAAGCGTATTGGCATTAGCGGGGGTTCGTGTAATCTCCACCCTCTGCGTCTTTCCCGTTCGGTCGCGTTCCCCTGACTGGTGTCCACGCGGCCGTTAAGTCCCCTCCGCTGTCTTGCTCCGCCGGGTGCTCCGCATCTCCGTGATTGCGCGGGTGCGCTCGATGCTCCCTCCCGCATCGCGGCGCCGAGCGGCACATATCTCCCCCTGACTACCTgcccgcggagagggcgctggcggggctcgaactcctccgtgggatcggggttgccacaagtTGCCAAGGGATGTAAACAACAGAAGTTGAATTTTGAGAATTAAGAGCACTTCAACAGCGGATCACCTTCCTCTTTTCCTTTCCTGTCAACATCACCCAGTCCACATGACCACAAAACACAAAGCTCGCCAGGTGCACCGTTAAAAAACTTTAATAGAGCAGAATTATAAACAAGCTAGCCCAGCGTAGCGCTAGCCGCTAGGTCTGGGGGAGGTAGGAGGCCACCTGGTCCAGCGTGGTCAGGTGGGGGTCCAGGTACTCCAGGACCGCGTTGCCCCCGTTGTGGAGCGGCGCGTCGGGGTGGGAGAGCAGTGAGAGCAGGGTTTCGTCCATCCGGAGAGCCTCTCCAGTCTCTGGATGGCACAGACGCAGCTTCTGATAGGGTCAACACAAGTAGCATGTTAGCTTTATTCTATAAGACCATAGGAGAGAAGCAGTGTCAGCTCTATTTGATAAGACATGAGGAAAGGCAAGCGGTGTTAGCATCTTGATAGCCCTATTCAATAAGACATGAGGATAGGCAAGCGGTGTTAGCATCTTGATAGCCCTATTCAATAAGACATGACTCATGAGGATAGGCAACCAGTGTTAGCATCTTGATAGCTCTATTCAATAAGAGATgcaatatgtctgtgtgtgtgcttttgtgtgcgcgtgcgtttgcgcatgtgtttctgtgcttgCTGGAGAAAGTAAGTGTCTTGATAGCTCGATTCAATAAGACATGAGGAGAGACAAGCAGGGTTAGCATCTTGATAGCTCTATTCAATAAGACTTGAGGGACGAGCAGTGTTCGTATCTTGCTTCCGGTCAGTTTTTTGCCATGTAAACGTTAGCCTAATAGTGTGAGTATGTAATTTTGTGACCATACGCATAGTTCTCAGTACGTTGTTGTGTTAACATAAGCTCAGCTGCAGGTATGTTGCTTGCTAAGCTACTTTAACACACTAAGTTGCTGTACGTTGCTACAGTACCTTTGCAGTGAGCACGTTGTTGTCGTTCTTGAGGCCGGCCAGAGAGGCAGCATAGTCCACCACCTTGCCCACGCTCCACTTGGAACAGAAGAACATGGGCTGGCTGGGCGGGGAAGACTCTTTGGGAAGATACACCTGGAGGTACGTCCTCTCCACCTGCTTACACAACCATATTCCAGGGTTTACTCTAAGGTGTACTGTAATAAATGGTGAGTCAAAATTTTTGTAACCCCAACTGACAATCAATATGTGCCCATAGGATCAATGCCCTATTGGATGTATGTAAATTGTTAATCACTATTATTGATAAGTATAAGTTagtacattaacatttagcagacgcttttatccaaagcgatttacaataagtacatttttcagagaaacaacaacatatcgctgtcggtacagtaaggatgttcatagaaagaagtgccaagcaccaacaataAATTGTTTAAACCATTCCCCGtagacaacaaagatagctaggataaaatGCTACACAATGTTAAGTACTGCGCCATGAAGTACAACATACAAAGTCAGCAATCTTATGTAGACTAATGATGCATCTATAATGATGAGGAGCAGTTGACCTGGGGCAGTCCTTTATCTCCGGTGGCGTGGAGCTTAAGTTTCATCAACGCCACTTTCGCCGCCATCGCACTGCTCTTCGCTCCTCGTCGTCCCTTAGGAGGCCCCGGCGTTTTGGACTCTGGAGTcatcacacccccacacacacacacacacacacacacacacacacacacacaggatgaatGGTCGGCATGGAGCCGCATGCCGCCCGAGATGGTATATGACACGTTTCTAAACAGTGTCTGCTCGCAAATAGAAGGGAGTTGAACAGGAAGTCGGAAGTGCCACTGACTACGTCTCCATCTTGGGTTGTAAAAAATACAGAACGCAATAGTAAACTCACCCACTATCTTCTGGACCAGCTCCTTGgtggccgccatcttgggtctGGGCGCCTCCAGTTTCTCACAGCAGTGGTCATCCTGGTGTCGATGGCTGGGGAACCAGGAAAATGGAGGCGGTTAGCGGAGATCCAGTGGAGACGCTTCCCTCAATAGCCTCCACATTCCTCTGGAAACGACATATATAGGGACCCTACAGCTAGTAGTATTAGTCGTActagtagtattattattagtatctAGAGAGGGAACCGGTgggtagtagtatagtagtagtaacagtagtagcactagtaacagtagtagtagtactaataGTAGTAGTTATGTTAATagaagaagtagtagtagtgccTCGAGAGGGAACCTTAAGCAAGTAGTACTagtaacagtagtagtagtggtagtattaTAGCAGTTATAGTAttataatagtagtagtagagaGTGAATCTGGACCTACGGCAGGCAGAAGTGTTTTCCACAGTGAGGACAGGTCACAGGGACCAGCTCTTTCCCTCTGCAGTCCTGGAAGGAGCAAGGGTAACTCGGAGTCCCCCCAGTCGACCGGAAGTCTCTTGGGACAGACGGCTTCTAGAGAATACACAACCCATACACAACCCAACATATTCACATACGATAAATAATACACAACCAAACATTCACATAAGATAGTAAACCACCACATTTCACATGAGGATATTCATGATAGTGTATAAGACTTACCTCTGGGCATGAATGTGAGGATCTACTTCTGTGTTC
Proteins encoded in this region:
- the zfand1 gene encoding AN1-type zinc finger protein 1; this translates as MAELDIGQRCDTEFCKQQDFLPFGCDSCGGVFCIEHRSRSSHSCPEKPSVPRDFRSTGGTPSYPCSFQDCRGKELVPVTCPHCGKHFCLPHRHQDDHCCEKLEAPRPKMAATKELVQKIVESKTPGPPKGRRGAKSSAMAAKVALMKLKLHATGDKGLPQVERTYLQVYLPKESSPPSQPMFFCSKWSVGKVVDYAASLAGLKNDNNVLTAKKLRLCHPETGEALRMDETLLSLLSHPDAPLHNGGNAVLEYLDPHLTTLDQVASYLPQT